A genomic segment from Echeneis naucrates chromosome 20, fEcheNa1.1, whole genome shotgun sequence encodes:
- the smpx gene encoding small muscular protein: MSKPSSNVKALQANLNIPMGALRPGAGHPVKRREETVHTEEPDSPDQPSAGAQTPEEKKALPGAVKLPGPAVNLSELQNVKSELRWVTKE, translated from the exons ATGTCCAAACCTTCATCCAACGTCAAGGCCCTTCAG GCTAATTTGAACATCCCGATGGGAGCTTTGCGTCCAGGGGCGGGACATCCTGtcaagaggagagaggagacagtaCACACAGAGGAG ccTGATTCACCAGACCAGCCCAGTGCTGGAGCCCAGACGCCAGAGGAAAAGAAGGCGTTGCCGGGTGCGGTGAAACTGCCTGGGCCAGCCGTTAACCTATCAGAGCTGCAGAACGTCAAGAGCGAGCTACGATGGGTCACCAAGGAATAA
- the mbtps2 gene encoding membrane-bound transcription factor site-2 protease, with the protein MIPVSLLVCVMAAWCVVYLADTLLRSSVTHRISYESWLASRGLMLSPFHLRWQTTMFNRLFAYCARINPQALYLWFNSGLMFGIAAMLGSVVLLIKTLQQTLAQMTTDNPRIGGQQTLQVVVPGVNLPTSQLGYFFIALLLSGVIHELGHAVAALREQVRVNGFGMFVFVVYPGAFVDLFTTHLNLISPTQQLRIFCAGVWHNFVLCVAALAVLFLLPLFLFPMYSTGGGAVVIDVIQGSAADGPRGLSVGDIVTGLEDCPVRGVEDWSSCLSHLSHTVQTGYCVPVASLQPSWAHGRAFKRLDGTMDCCSNNSLTDLCFSYVKPQGRSSREREYACMPVRKMVTGTPVCHTDADCAAHSHTPSVCVTPSLENQTRFIRVTHPPNTHMLFVGYPPHLQHAVSLTNFVPRFGFLHLDLPVFLETFCKYVVSLSGALAVVNSVPCFALDGQWMLNALLEATLVSVVTDRQKRELIGFFLLLAGSALLAANVALGLWMVTAR; encoded by the exons ATGATCCCCGTGTCcctgctggtgtgtgtgatgGCAGCCTGGTGTGTCGTCTACCTGGCCGACACACTGCTCAGG TCATCAGTGACGCACCGGATCAGTTATGAGTCATGGCTGGCGAGCCGAGGGTTGATGTTGTCTCCTTTCCACCTGCGTTGGCAGACCACGATGTTCAACCGGCTGTTCGCATACTGTGCCCGCATCAACCCCCAAGCCCTTTACCTGTG GTTCAATAGCGGCTTGATGTTTGGTATAGCAGCCATGTTGGGATCCGTGGTGCTGCTGATAAAGACGCTGCAGCAGACGCTGGCTCAAATGACCACAGACAACCCTCGGATAGGAGGGCAGCAGACCCTGCAAGTTGTG GTCCCTGGTGTGAACCTGCCCACCAGTCAGCTGGGCTACTTCTTCATCGCCCTGCTGCTCAGCGGAGTCATACACGAGCTGGGCCACGCTGTGGCAGCACTGAG GGAGCAAGTGCGAGTGAACGGATTcggcatgtttgtgtttgtggtgtatCCTGGTGCCTTTGTTGACCTTTTCACCACTCACCTCAACCTCATATCACCCACGCAGCAGCTCCGCATCTTCTGTGCTG GAGTTTGGCACAACTTTGTTCTGTGTGTGGCAGCGTTAGCCGTCCTCTTCCTGTTGCCTCTTTTCCTGTTTCCCATGTACTCCACGGGAGGTGGTGCGGTGGTCATTGACGTCATTCAG GGCTCTGCGGCCGACGGTCCGCGGGGTCTGTCAGTTGGGGACATCGTGACGGGGCTGGAGGACTGTCCAGTCAGGGGGGTGGAGGACTGGAGCAGCTGCCTGTCTCACCTTTCTCACACTGTGCAGACTGGATACTGTGTCCCGGTGGCCAGCCTGCAGCCAAGCTGGGCTCATGGACGGG CTTTCAAGCGTCTGGATGGAACAATGGactgctgcagcaacaacagcctGACCGACCTCTGTTTCTCCTACGTCAAACCACAgggcaggagcagcagagagagagag TACGCCTGCATGCCGGTGCGTAAGATGGTGACTGGGACGCCGGTGTGCCATACAGATGCCGACTGCGCCGCACACTCCCACACCCCCAGCGTCTGCGTCACCCCTTCCCTGGAAAACCAGACCCGCTTCATCCGTGTCACacacccccccaacacacacatgctgtttgTGGGATATCCGCCGCACCTTCAACACGCTG TTAGTCTGACCAACTTTGTGCCCCGCTTTGGTTTCCTCCACCTGGATCTGCCTGTCTTCTTGGAGACGTTCTGCAA ATATGTGGTGTCCCTCTCTGGCGCATTAGCCGTAGTCAACTCCGTGCCGTGCTTTGCCCTCGACGGTCAGTGGATGCTGAACGCTTTGCTGGAGGCCACGCTGGTTTCCGTGGTAACTGACCGTCAAAAGCGAGAGCTGATTGGTTTCTTCCTGCTGTTGGCAGGCAGCGCCCTGCTGGCAGCCAATGTGGCGCTGGGGTTGTGGATGGTCACGGCGCGGTAG